A genome region from Paradevosia shaoguanensis includes the following:
- the cls gene encoding cardiolipin synthase produces the protein MITIETPLYAYLLAIAYFGIQVFFVARALLRPYREPVSRLAWVVVILVAPLVGILAYTLVGETNIGRGRIARMRKVLEELPPPTDGHERDPHVPERYMPLFRAGESVSGYPPVGGNRATLMADSDSAIEQMVADMDAATNHVHVLFYIWLADNNGLKVVEALKRAARRGVTCRAMADDFGSRAMIRSPHWKAMADAGVMLGRALPVPTPPISALWGRIDMRNHRKIVVIDNRITYCGSQNCADAAFAVKAKYAPWVDILVRFEGPIVRQNQHLFASDWMSHGHDDLRALFLAPLDEPQPGFAAQVIGTGATVRPSAMPEIFVSVMNAARHELIITTPYYVPDETIQAALCASAYRGVDTTFIVPQRNDSWIVAAASHSYYKELLDAGVKIYEYVGGLLHSKTMTVDGDVSLIGSANIDRRSFELNFENNILLYDPALTAEIKARQEVYRQASVLIEAESVDGWPRRRRLWNNTVAMMGPVL, from the coding sequence ATGATCACGATCGAGACCCCGCTCTACGCCTATCTCCTGGCCATCGCCTATTTCGGCATCCAGGTATTCTTCGTGGCCCGCGCCCTGCTGCGCCCCTACCGCGAACCGGTATCACGCCTGGCCTGGGTCGTGGTCATTCTCGTGGCGCCGCTTGTGGGCATTCTTGCCTATACGCTGGTGGGCGAAACCAATATCGGCCGCGGCCGCATCGCACGAATGCGCAAGGTACTCGAGGAATTGCCGCCGCCGACCGATGGGCACGAGCGCGACCCGCACGTACCGGAGCGCTACATGCCGCTTTTCCGCGCGGGGGAATCGGTCAGCGGCTATCCCCCGGTAGGCGGCAACCGCGCCACGCTGATGGCGGATTCCGACAGCGCCATCGAGCAGATGGTCGCCGACATGGACGCCGCCACCAACCACGTCCATGTGTTGTTCTATATCTGGCTGGCCGACAATAACGGGCTCAAGGTCGTCGAGGCCCTCAAGCGTGCGGCGCGGCGCGGCGTGACCTGCCGCGCCATGGCCGACGATTTCGGCTCGCGCGCCATGATCCGTTCACCGCATTGGAAGGCCATGGCGGATGCCGGCGTGATGCTGGGCCGCGCCCTGCCCGTCCCCACGCCGCCGATCTCAGCGCTCTGGGGTCGCATCGACATGCGCAACCACCGCAAGATCGTGGTCATCGACAACCGCATCACCTATTGCGGCAGCCAGAACTGCGCCGACGCGGCGTTTGCGGTGAAGGCGAAATACGCGCCCTGGGTGGATATTCTCGTCCGCTTCGAGGGTCCGATTGTGCGGCAGAACCAGCATCTCTTCGCCAGCGACTGGATGAGCCATGGGCACGACGACCTGCGGGCGCTGTTCCTCGCCCCGCTCGACGAGCCGCAACCGGGCTTTGCGGCGCAGGTGATCGGCACAGGCGCGACGGTGAGACCCTCGGCGATGCCGGAAATCTTCGTCTCGGTGATGAACGCGGCGCGGCACGAACTCATCATCACCACGCCCTATTATGTACCGGACGAAACCATTCAGGCCGCGCTCTGCGCCTCGGCCTATCGCGGCGTCGACACGACCTTCATCGTGCCGCAGCGCAACGATTCCTGGATCGTGGCGGCGGCGAGCCACTCCTATTACAAGGAACTGCTCGATGCCGGGGTGAAGATCTACGAATATGTCGGCGGACTGCTGCACTCCAAGACCATGACGGTGGATGGAGATGTGAGCCTCATCGGCTCGGCGAATATCGACCGGCGCAGTTTCGAGCTCAATTTCGAGAACAACATCCTGCTCTACGATCCGGCGCTCACGGCCGAGATCAAGGCGCGGCAGGAGGTTTACCGGCAGGCTTCGGTGCTGATCGAGGCGGAGTCGGTGGATGGCTGGCCGCGACGCCGGCGGCTCTGGAACAATACGGTGGCGATG
- a CDS encoding AAA family ATPase — MRIAVVGTHGSGKTTLIDDFIDGHRGYAHMQEPYWELAQRGVTFADGPSLDDLAEQLEQSVGMILAAQGEADIVFDRCPLDFIAYLEVLGEKEGSDWTPSGKLLGGIEKALATLDLIAFLPLSAPDEIATTIEYPRLRRAVDLRLKAIIREDALGLLADGLAVLEIRGSRTERVTLLDRAISGHQGALGADGEFQ; from the coding sequence ATGCGGATTGCGGTGGTGGGGACGCATGGGAGTGGGAAGACGACGCTGATCGATGATTTCATCGACGGGCATCGCGGCTATGCGCATATGCAGGAGCCTTATTGGGAACTTGCGCAGCGCGGAGTGACGTTTGCCGATGGGCCTTCGCTCGATGACCTGGCGGAGCAGCTTGAGCAGAGCGTCGGGATGATCCTGGCGGCGCAGGGGGAGGCGGATATCGTCTTCGATCGCTGCCCGCTCGATTTCATCGCGTATCTGGAAGTGCTCGGCGAGAAGGAGGGCAGCGACTGGACGCCGTCCGGGAAGCTGCTCGGAGGGATCGAGAAGGCGCTTGCGACGCTCGATCTCATCGCCTTCCTGCCGCTGTCGGCACCCGATGAGATCGCGACGACGATCGAATATCCCAGGCTGCGGCGGGCGGTGGATTTGCGGCTCAAGGCCATCATTCGCGAGGATGCGCTGGGGCTGCTGGCGGATGGCCTGGCTGTGCTTGAAATCCGAGGTAGTCGCACCGAGCGAGTTACCCTGCTTGATCGCGCGATCAGTGGGCACCAGGGGGCGCTTGGAGCGGACGGCGAATTCCAATAG
- a CDS encoding VanZ family protein: protein MAARPLAWLLLLGILLVTVLPIEWRPVTGEPANLERLVAFALVGFVFVVGYPRHWWLVLGLVIAVALGFELAQLLAPSRHATLKDAVVKVAGGSLGVTAGVAANFLFTRLVPR, encoded by the coding sequence ATGGCTGCTCGACCGCTGGCCTGGCTGCTGTTGCTGGGCATTCTCCTCGTTACGGTACTTCCCATCGAATGGCGCCCCGTTACGGGCGAGCCGGCCAACCTCGAACGGCTCGTGGCCTTTGCGCTGGTGGGCTTCGTGTTCGTGGTCGGCTATCCGCGCCATTGGTGGCTGGTGCTCGGGCTTGTGATTGCTGTCGCGCTTGGCTTCGAACTCGCGCAATTGCTGGCACCAAGCCGCCACGCGACGCTCAAGGACGCGGTCGTCAAGGTTGCCGGCGGCTCGTTGGGCGTGACGGCGGGCGTGGCGGCCAACTTTCTTTTCACCCGGCTCGTGCCGCGCTGA